The Humulus lupulus chromosome 7, drHumLupu1.1, whole genome shotgun sequence region GCTAGTTGGTAATAATAATACACCATGAAAATCCATAATGATAATTATGCAATCAAATACATGACAATTCAGACGAAGGGTGATATTATTATCTATACTTTGGCCTCCTCTTTGGATTTAGTAGGGGGCAAGAAGCTCTCCCACCAACCATATTCATACTTTTGATATGGAGCCACCCACTTCTCAGGTTTGTCAAACTTAATATCAGTAGGATTAGAAGCTAATGCTTCTTCAGGACTCTGAGCTTCATAACTCTCAGCTAATACTCTGTCCAATCTCAATTTCATGAACCTGCAATCAATGCCCACCAAAATTATCACTGCCATGAATATGATACTACGAACATTTGCATATAAGAATGTGCTAGAAAAAACTCAAAATTATACACTCAAAACTTATTCTCACTCATGTCATGATCATGGTGTGTTAATGGCTAAACATCATGCCATAAACATGTGTATCTGAACATAACCTAATTGTATAATCCAGTTCAAGGAAATACTAAATTCTCAATTTTACTAGAGCTTCTCAAAAACTGTGTTACCATTCACTTATCTCCACTCCTATTATGATTATGAATCAGGCTAAAATtgataacaataaaaaaaatagtataattTAGTAAGAGAATAGCGGGTTACGTGATCCAGGGGCCATTGGTGGAAACCAGAGCCACAGCAGGTCTCTTCAATCTTTTAGTAATGTTTGGGAAGTTATCCAAGAACTTCGGCTCGATCACAAGCCAGAAATCCTGCTCCATGTTCCGCTCTTCAAACAGACGAAGCCTCTCAAACATAAGCTCCTTGAAATGCTCTTCCTCATCCAGCATGAATTTCGCATTCGCAACCACAAAATAATACTTCTTTGCTTCTACCTGCCAAAACCCATCTCGCAAAATGTAAGAATTACTCggaaaaaataaacaaaagttttttttaaaaaaaataataataatcatctGAGACCATCTCGGGGGGTTCGGAGGAGCTGATTTGGTCGGAGTCGACAGCAGCGACGGCGGTCTTGACGGAGGAGGGTTTGGCGGCGAGTGTTAATGACGAAGGAAAGGTCTTGGAATTGAAGGAGAAGAAAGAGTTGCAATTGCGATTAGCGGACATGGGAAGCGACATTATCGATTTGCCTCTTTGGGTTTGGTGGAGAAGCTTTGGGTTCTGAAATTGGCTAGCCATCGAGGCTGTGGCTGCCGAGCACCCTTGACCGAGAGTCGCCACACCGCTCATTCTTTTATCTCAATTGCACTGAATATCTCTTCCTCAGTAAAGTTTCGATCCCTGCTGTGCTGGGTCTCTCTCTGTTCAGAGAGCTAGCCGATATATGAAAAGATAACACACCTTATCTACTTTATTATCTTTCTATATTTTATCTAAAATTGTACAATATTAATATAACCATTTCTTTTTGTACTTTAAAGCTTCAgaagacaattttttttatacatattagATCGTTAAATACATAATataagtaattttattttattttattattaaccTTATATTTGGCAAGTAGTttatatttcattttattttgttGGGATGTTTTAGATATATATTAGTAAGAGCATAGTGAAAAGCTGACACTAGAGACAATTTCATTATTACCATTTTTATGTTTACTTCAACGAAGAAATTGATTTTagttaaaggaaagaaaaagcTACCAACTGTTAATCtaccaaattaccccaagaccCAAAAACAAAAATTACTCCAAGacccaaaaacaaaaattaaggGGGGAAGTAAGATTTGTTTGTCTGCCATCTATCAAGCTGAGCCAGGACCAGTATAGAGCTCTAGATTTgtcctctatttttttttttttcatttgtggaaataaaatatatttacaccTCATGGCTTGGGATAGTAAATGAGGTTGCAACACAATGATGGTTTTATAAACACTTTTCACTACATAAATAAGGTCTatttagagctgtaaatacgggccgggcttttgagcacggcacgaaaccggcacgagcccggaaggcacgagcacgacacggcacgaaaaaatatgggtttgggccaggcacgacacgaaaaaatatgggctcggGCCAGGCACGGAcacgacacgggcttagcacagcacgacacgacaagcccgaaagcacgacacgtaAGCACGAATATAAAAAGCCTGAAAGCACGGCACACAAAAAGCCCGAATTaaactcaaataaataaaaaaaatattattatatcatcATTTTTTTATAGTATGTAATAATATCATactattttataaattttatttattaaacttTTTCTTGGTAAAGTTTTTAATGAgccaatgtttattttatttttatttttaaatttggaatttttattgtgttaattaagtaaatatatatatatatatgtaaaaagtaAAACATGAAAAAAAAAGTGGTAAAACAAGTACAAAAAAGAGAAGTTTacatagaaaaaatatatatagtttctaaatttataggaaaaaaaataattatacaaaatatgaaaaattttgaaaaaaaaaaagagtttacaATATGGTAATTCCGAATCGAACCGCAACGCCGCCTACTACTCCATCAACTCCCGCACCTTCACCAGCCACTCCGTCTCCTTCGGCTGCCACATCTGTGCCTCCTTCTACCACTCTGTCGCCGCCAGTAGCTACGTCGTCGACTCCCTCGCCACCAACGCCTACTACACCAGTTCCCTCGCCTCCCTCCACTACAACGCCACCTCCGGACTCATCGGCTTCTCCACCGCCACCATCGACGCCGTCCACAACTCCAGCGACTCCATCTACTCCGTCGAGGTCTCCTCCGCCCCCGTCTCGTACCAACACGCCGACAACACCTTCTAATCCGAACCGGAGCCCGCCCCCTCCTTCTAGGTCCTCGTCAACACCGGGACCCTCAAGTTCGCCATCGTTGTCGACCGGGGTTGTGGTTGGGATACTTATTTGCACCGGGACCCTCTTAGTTGTGCTGAGCATTCTATGCGTTTGTTGCaccaagaagaagagaaggagacgCGACCAAGAAGGTTACTACGTTCCTCCTCTGCCATCTCCTGGGCCGAAAGgtaatgtttttactttttaaatttacacaagtttttattattattattattatttaatttttatcttcattggatttgtcaaaattttcaaaatactgAGGCATGCAATCTGGTTTTattcttcattcttcttctttttcacatctttttcacatctgattttgTACTTCTGATTTTGTActtcatatttaatttttcttgatttttttcttcttctaaatctGTCTAAGTAAACAGGTACCATGACATctaattcattttatttatatttgatttgttttagacctagctgtaaccagtaacgatttatttagattattttgtttagatttgattttgtttttacacctgactaagtaaccaggtaccatgacaattggttctttttttcatacctcgctgtaaccagttacgattatgatcaatttagattttttgtaagaaattttattttttttcaagtcTGGCTAAGTAACTGGTTACTATCACAACTGTCTctgtttttttcatttttttcagacttagttgtaaccagttaccttcaccatcaatttagtttatttttttcatatatttcattttcttccaaatctcactaagaAACCGgttacaattcagttgatattttgataatggtccattacttaaaaaaataaaaattatctttatagttgtaaccagttactacaacacctcttaaataataaaactgatttttatagttgtaaccggttaccacacatcattaaaaaaaattggacagtagcatatgattattatcacaaaaaaaaatccaaattgttttgatagtggtaaccagttactgtggataaaatgttgattaaagaagataaaaaatagaagaaaagaagaagaaatgagaataaaaagtaactggttacacctaggtctaaaaaaatcaaatatgaataaaatgaatcaggcatcatggtacctggttacttaaacagatttggaaaaaaaaatccaaaaaaatcaaatatgaagttcaaaATCAAAATATGAAGTTCAATACGAAGGCCGATTCATTTGGCTTTCTTACATACCAAGAGAGTGGTTTTCCGATGAGCAGCTAAATGATTGCAGTGTCATAGAGGCTTCCTTTGTGAGTGACAATACAAGAAGATTGCATGTGTTAGATTGTGAGTGACAGTACAAGAAAATTACATGTGGCTGGATGAGGTCAAGTTATTTTGTATCTGATCTTTTTGTAAGGATATGCCttgtattttcttttattacATTACAAGACAATTTATTAAGTGTTTAACTGTAATTACATACATTCTGTATCTTTCGATGGTTCTTGAACAAAAACTGTAGAGAAGCTTTAGACTTTGTCTAGTTGGAAATAAATAAAGGTTTATATGATTGAGATAGTGctttaatttcatttttattatACTAATACATTTATTTTTATGCTTTATCACATctgattgataaaaaaaaaaaattatcaaataaaaattataaaaattaacacaaatagataaaaattataaaaaataatctcaaaataataaaaaaatatgtactaaaaaagtataaaagataaaatatgtatacaaataaagttttacaaatatatgggaaaaaaactcccataaaaatgtaaacaaaaaaaatataccatAAAAAACTTTAGAAAAAAAAGCTaccatatttttcaaaatttataaaaaaatcccATATTAGGTGTAATTTCctctaaaaaaaaaagtgagcTCCAATTAGGCCCAGATTTTGGCTGACTTGAGGCCCATTTTTAGGGCACGAAAAAAGCCCATTTTAAAAAATGGGCTGGCCCACTTTAGAAATATGGGCTGGCACAATCTGGGCCCGGTCCGGCCCGGCACGAGGCCCGTgtgggccgtgctgggcctatatatttttatgcagGGCCGGCCCGGCCCGGCCCACTTTCTTACACGGGCTGGCCCGGCCCGAATTTACCGAaggcacgaaaaatgtgggccgggccgggccgggcggcccacatttacagcttgCACCAAGTCCTTGAACTTTTGTAACAGTAGAGAATACTTAAGCCTGCAAAATCTGAGAACTATTTCAAGGAAAAAGTAAAATACAAAGATTTTTTGTCTCAGTTGAATACAGAACTACATTTCCCAGCTCACAATTGCAATTAGGAAACCGAATTAACATATAGTTTGCAAGAAGATATGTGATCAGAAGAAGCTAGACAAGCTCAATGTAGGCCATAGGAGCATTATCTCCTCGCCTCGGCAGAGTTCTGATAATCCTTGTGTAACCTCCATTCCTCTCTCCATACCTATCCTGAACCTCTGCAAACAGGGCATGGACTATCTGTTTCTCATAGATGAAGCCAAGAGCTTGTCTCCTCTTGTGAAGAGAACCATCTTTTGCTAGAGTGATCATCTTATCAACATACTTCCTCATCGCACTTGCCCTTGCTCTAGTAGTTTTGATTCGACCATACTTAAGAAGCTGAGTTGTAAGACCTCGCAGCAGTGCTTTGCGTTGGTCAGCAGGCCTGCTGAGCCTGGGGATTCGCTTGCCATGTCTCATGGCAGAAATCCGCCCTCCATTGTCGATAATGGCAAATCCATGCTCAAAGCTGTTCATTTCTGCAGCAAGAAGGTTTAAAGGGATGCAAAAATTCAATGCTATTTTGCTACCAGGAAGACAGACTCAATTCAGGATTAATAATGCATATACTAGAAAGAATAATGTTACCAATGAAAAATTGAAAAGCTGGGGGAACTTCATAAAATTGCTTagttaacacttgtcatgtgtaacAATAGGCCTAAAAGTGAGTAATTAAACAACATGATTATAAAAACAACAGAGCATTGAATATTCTGCTGGAAATCAAATATAGCTAAGGCTGCCACTTTGGAAGCACCAAGGAAAAAGGTTATATCTTGCCAAAACAAACTCTAAGATTATCCCCAAAATGTGTAACTATATATCTTATAGAACTGAAAATTTCGTCGGAAACACCTTGAATTACTGCAAATTACTGTTTTTTTTACTGTTGTTAAGACGTTGAATGTGAAGCATTTTGAAAATCTTTGTGATACAACTTTTAGTAGCTTGTTAATTCAAGTTCACTAAAATTCTGACTGATGGTTTAGGTAAAGGGCAAAGATAGAAGGTTAAAGTGCCTAAAAGGAAAGACCCAAAAAGAAATCAAACACCTTCAATATCTCCATTACCATGAATAAATTTTCTCCATCCAAAATCatattaaagaagaagaaaaaaagacttCCAATTCTCAAAGACTCGTCTCAAATAGGCTCATTAAGATGCCATACACCCAAAACATCTTTTACACTTTACAGTCGATTGTAGTACATTTCTTATAGAATTGTCAGTCACAAGAATAGTATTAGCAGTCATCACAAATTACCACCAAAACAACAAACATAAAAATTAATTGATAAATACGATTAGAGAGCTAAGATGCTCATTTCATATTACAGAACCCGATAAACAAAATCAACAGAAAGCAATGGACTTAAAATCCAAAAACATAAGCAACAACTGAAGAAGGAAAAAAGTCCCAGCTTTTAAGACAACTAGGCGTAAAGAAGGTACCTGAAGAAGCAATGAAGAAGAGGTCGGTATGTAGAGGGGCGAGACCAGAGAAAGAGCGAAGAACCACCTTGGGTTTGGGGCGAGACGACGGCCTAAACCCAGATGGAGAAAAAGACGGGAAAGCTGCAGAAGCCATCGGAAGGCGAAGCGAAGAAGACGAAGGAGAGGGAGAAATGGAAGGCAAGGATGACTTCAGAGACGCCATGCTCCATATTCCGCCATTACTGCTAGTGGGAGCAATTGCATTTGCGCAAAACCCCATTTGAACTCTACTATTACGATTATGGCCGCAGCCGCGAAACCCCACCAACAATTTTTTCCGAGTTACGGTGGATGAAGCTCTTTGCTTCTTATTCTGTGTATATGGATAAAGGAGAGAGATAAAGAGAAGCTTACTTCACTTATCAGAATATTGTCTTGCAATTGATAATGTTTCGCCATGGACCCTCGGGATTGAATCTCTGAAAATTTGAGACCGTTTATCATTTCATCAACGGTATGATTTGAAGACAGAAAGGAGCTGTTGAGAGGAGAAAAGCCTTAAATTACGTTTACACCCCTGCCTGACTTGGTTTCTCGAAGCTCATTCGCCAATATGTTTTTAATTTACAATTACCCTATGTCGTTGTCTAGGAGCGTATCGTTTGTATGTATCATTGTCGTTTCATAAAATATGGTCGTTTTTAGCATTTTTTCTATATTCTTCTTGTTTACTTGGAGCTTTTTTCTTATGAGTTGTTCCTTGTTGTGTTTAGATTTTGTTATTGTTGATGTTCAAAAATTCGTCGGGTATTCTTGTAAATTGATTTATCTTCTTTAGTTACTTTGCTTCTGTTCTCCGATTGAGTTTTTGAATCTTCAAAGTGAACAAAGCGCCCAAGTCACCTGCAAGAAAATTCTCCAAAACTTAAGTCTGATGAATATTTATTCAAGTAAGAAAAAAATCAGATATCTTTTATGTACATAACATTAACTATTTATAGAGATTGAAGGTTGAGATCTGAAAAGAGTGGGAATTTGtgatttgtaaaaataaaatgaaCTTTTTCGCCTTTATTTTTTTCCTCTTTAAAAAAgcgaaatatatttaattaagaataATGCTCTTCTTAGCTTCTGGCTTGCGAATTATTCACTATCCTCCGCCCCCGAAGCTTAGCTTCTAGACTTTAACAAATGAACTTACCAAAATGCATCATATTGCACATTATTACAAAGTTATTTGGGTCGGGCTGAACGTTTTGGGCTTGAtacatgtatttaattaattttgggTCAGGCTAGGTATTTTTGACACTCACAATTATCTTACGTAACTTTGagattttttcataaatacacatttttatgttgcttttatatttttatgactcctaattttctttttcaattttactagctcaagttttaaaaaatacgattttaaagtttcataattacaaaaatatggtatCAATTAGACATCAACCTCATAGCAATACAGTGTTGAAAAAACAACTTATTAAAATCAATTAGACAACAACCCCACAACAAT contains the following coding sequences:
- the LOC133788269 gene encoding uncharacterized protein LOC133788269; translation: MSGVATLGQGCSAATASMASQFQNPKLLHQTQRGKSIMSLPMSANRNCNSFFSFNSKTFPSSLTLAAKPSSVKTAVAAVDSDQISSSEPPEMVEAKKYYFVVANAKFMLDEEEHFKELMFERLRLFEERNMEQDFWLVIEPKFLDNFPNITKRLKRPAVALVSTNGPWITFMKLRLDRVLAESYEAQSPEEALASNPTDIKFDKPEKWVAPYQKYEYGWWESFLPPTKSKEEAKV
- the LOC133791829 gene encoding uncharacterized protein LOC133791829; amino-acid sequence: MLSTTKRVPVQISIPTTTPVDNDGELEGPGVDEDLEGGGGLRFGLEGVVGVLVRDGGGGDLDGVDGVAGVVDGVDGGGGEADESGGGVVVEGGEGTGVVGVGGEGVDDVATGGDRVVEGGTDVAAEGDGVAGEGAGVDGVVGGVAVRFGITIL
- the LOC133788270 gene encoding large ribosomal subunit protein bL17c: MGFCANAIAPTSSNGGIWSMASLKSSLPSISPSPSSSSLRLPMASAAFPSFSPSGFRPSSRPKPKVVLRSFSGLAPLHTDLFFIASSEMNSFEHGFAIIDNGGRISAMRHGKRIPRLSRPADQRKALLRGLTTQLLKYGRIKTTRARASAMRKYVDKMITLAKDGSLHKRRQALGFIYEKQIVHALFAEVQDRYGERNGGYTRIIRTLPRRGDNAPMAYIELV